From a single Bacillus sp. NEB1478 genomic region:
- a CDS encoding FAD-binding oxidoreductase, with the protein MKKRWIVAAVLIYCSALFSSLHVFSNQQQTDTVRDAGNLLPTRMKIVPATRSTKELQQWMKEAIRNDETIAIAGMQHSQGGQTLYPNGTLIDMKSYNQILDFQPKAKKITVQSGATWADIQKKINPYGLSLKVMQSQNIFTIGGSLSVNVHGRDIRYGSLMDTVESFRLLKADGEIINVSRKENNEWFPYVIGGYGLFGVILDVTLQLADDELYQHRTVELDYSQYTAYFKENVKNDRFVRMHLARLSVAPDSFLKEMYVTDYLLANDQKKLIEYEDLKEEKIVTLPKFMLGLSRYSDTGKNLLWNTQKKYFINNDGKYESRNNVMRSDSEFMEYENANRTEVLQEYFVPVDQFTAYVDDLRILLRKEDLNLLNITIRYVEHDENAVLSYAKDDMFALVLLINQGRSKQETKKTESIVRKMIDITLKHNGSYYLPYYSYPSKSQLRDAYPRIDEFFEKKRELDSGERFKNLFYERYGK; encoded by the coding sequence ATGAAAAAGAGATGGATTGTTGCTGCAGTCTTGATCTATTGTTCAGCATTATTTTCGAGTCTGCATGTGTTCTCTAACCAACAGCAAACAGATACAGTAAGAGATGCTGGAAACCTTTTACCGACTAGGATGAAAATTGTTCCAGCGACCCGTTCAACGAAAGAACTGCAGCAATGGATGAAGGAAGCAATTCGAAATGATGAAACAATTGCCATTGCTGGTATGCAGCACAGCCAAGGCGGGCAAACACTCTACCCTAACGGTACTTTGATTGATATGAAAAGTTACAACCAGATTTTAGACTTTCAGCCGAAAGCGAAGAAAATTACGGTTCAAAGCGGTGCGACTTGGGCTGATATACAAAAGAAAATCAATCCATATGGTTTATCGTTAAAAGTGATGCAATCGCAAAATATTTTTACAATAGGCGGTTCTCTTAGTGTAAATGTTCATGGCAGGGATATTCGATATGGCTCATTAATGGATACAGTCGAGTCTTTTCGTTTATTAAAAGCAGATGGTGAGATCATTAATGTGAGCCGGAAAGAAAACAATGAGTGGTTTCCTTACGTGATTGGAGGTTATGGGCTTTTTGGCGTTATTCTTGATGTGACACTGCAGCTTGCTGACGATGAGCTATACCAGCACCGTACAGTGGAGTTGGATTATTCACAATATACGGCCTACTTTAAAGAGAATGTGAAGAACGACCGGTTTGTACGAATGCATCTTGCAAGATTATCAGTTGCTCCTGATTCATTTTTGAAAGAAATGTATGTAACAGACTATTTGCTCGCAAATGACCAAAAGAAATTAATAGAATATGAGGATTTAAAAGAAGAAAAGATTGTGACACTTCCGAAATTTATGCTGGGATTATCACGTTACAGTGATACGGGGAAGAATCTTTTATGGAATACACAAAAGAAGTATTTCATCAATAACGATGGAAAGTATGAATCTCGAAATAATGTAATGAGATCCGATAGTGAATTTATGGAATATGAGAATGCGAACCGTACCGAAGTGCTGCAGGAATATTTTGTACCAGTTGACCAATTTACGGCATATGTGGATGACCTTCGGATTTTGTTAAGAAAGGAAGATTTGAACCTTTTAAATATTACGATTCGCTATGTCGAGCATGATGAGAATGCGGTGCTGTCTTATGCAAAAGACGATATGTTTGCTCTAGTGCTGCTGATCAACCAGGGACGATCAAAACAAGAGACAAAGAAGACGGAAAGTATAGTACGAAAAATGATCGATATCACATTAAAGCATAACGGCAGTTATTATTTGCCATATTATTCGTATCCTTCAAAGTCGCAGCTGCGTGATGCTTACCCTCGAATTGACGAGTTTTTTGAGAAGAAACGTGAACTGGATTCGGGTGAACGGTTTAAAAATCTGTTTTATGAGAGGTATGGAAAATGA
- a CDS encoding MFS transporter, with protein sequence MNYRTFVTSQSLLMTASSMVFPFYLLLIRNIGDSYSQFGLAYGLFALTGAVVHPVIGRLSDKIGDRTLLLLYTWGMAVMMLVVPIIETITALYVLQIVMGILGAVQKTTEKTALSRQTTGKQIGQKIGNYHLWTSVWGAGAVIATGYLIDFLTIGSLFYLASFLYVISSVILMRSSSMNLIHETTKPVQT encoded by the coding sequence ATGAATTATCGTACATTCGTAACATCACAAAGTCTGTTGATGACAGCAAGCTCCATGGTATTTCCGTTTTATTTGCTGCTGATCCGGAACATTGGAGACAGCTATTCGCAATTTGGTTTGGCATACGGGTTATTCGCTTTAACTGGTGCAGTCGTTCACCCAGTCATTGGGAGGCTTTCTGATAAAATAGGTGACCGGACACTTTTGCTGCTTTACACATGGGGAATGGCAGTAATGATGCTCGTCGTCCCGATTATCGAGACGATAACCGCACTCTATGTTTTGCAAATCGTGATGGGCATTTTGGGAGCGGTTCAAAAAACAACTGAAAAAACAGCGTTATCGAGACAAACGACAGGCAAACAGATTGGACAAAAAATAGGAAACTATCATTTATGGACGAGTGTATGGGGAGCGGGAGCAGTAATTGCAACTGGATATTTGATTGATTTTCTTACGATTGGAAGTTTGTTTTACCTGGCTTCTTTTTTGTATGTAATCTCATCTGTCATTTTAATGAGGTCGTCTTCAATGAATTTGATCCATGAAACAACTAAGCCCGTGCAGACTTGA